Proteins encoded in a region of the Vicia villosa cultivar HV-30 ecotype Madison, WI linkage group LG5, Vvil1.0, whole genome shotgun sequence genome:
- the LOC131601972 gene encoding probable histone H2B.1 produces MAPKGEKKPAEKKPAEEKKTTVAEKAPAEKKPKAGKKLPKDGGAAAGDKKKKRNKKSVETYKIYIFKVLKQVHPDIGISSKAMGIMNSFINDIFEKLAAESSRLARYNKKPTITSREIQTAVRLVLPGELAKHAVSEGTKAVTKFTSS; encoded by the coding sequence ATGGCGCCAAAGGGAGAGAAGAAGCCTGCTGAGAAGAAACCCGCAGAGGAGAAAAAGACCACTGTTGCCGAGAAGGCTCCTGCTGAGAAGAAGCCAAAGGCCGGAAAGAAGCTACCTAAGGACGGTGGTGCCGCCGCCGGagacaagaaaaagaagagaaacaaGAAGAGTGTGGAGACATACAAGATCTACATCTTCAAGGTTCTGAAACAAGTTCACCCAGACATTGGTATCTCAAGCAAGGCCATGGGTATCATGAACAGTTTCATCAACGACATCTTCGAGAAGCTTGCTGCTGAATCATCAAGACTTgcaaggtacaacaagaagccaACTATCACTTCAAGGGAAATTCAGACTGCTGTCAGGCTTGTGTTGCCCGGAGAATTGGCCAAACATGCCGTCTCCGAGGGTACCAAAGCTGTGACTAAGTTCACTAGTTCTTAG